The Niallia alba genome includes a window with the following:
- a CDS encoding ABC transporter permease, which translates to MWLSISATFWRNYLVMRRAFPWSFFLGHILSAIYIIIFAYLTYFFVFKGDLSSSFSAYAGTNDYLSYCILGGLLYSFSVSLLMITSRTLITELREGTLESLLLTPSTRKGYFLGYVAQGLIRIMMEFLVIIAIGSLFGLHLQQINWFHVLIVLAILILSTFSMALVLGSFMLFFRDTYITQNTLFVLMGLVCSITFPSDFLPEGVRWISHIMPLTYGVDALRMVWIEGVAINDLLTPLLKMVILGLIYLPIGSYLMKRMEKYVLEKHFG; encoded by the coding sequence ATGTGGTTGAGTATTTCTGCCACCTTTTGGCGAAACTATCTCGTTATGAGAAGAGCTTTTCCTTGGTCTTTTTTTCTAGGTCATATATTAAGTGCCATTTATATAATTATCTTTGCCTATCTGACCTACTTCTTTGTTTTTAAGGGGGACTTATCATCTAGCTTCTCTGCTTATGCGGGCACAAATGATTACCTTTCTTACTGTATTTTAGGAGGCTTATTATATTCGTTTTCTGTATCTCTGTTGATGATTACGAGTCGCACACTCATTACAGAACTAAGAGAGGGCACTCTAGAATCTCTATTGCTAACACCTTCAACAAGAAAAGGTTATTTTCTCGGATATGTTGCTCAAGGATTGATTAGAATCATGATGGAATTTCTCGTTATTATTGCTATTGGCTCTTTATTTGGCTTGCATTTACAGCAAATTAACTGGTTTCATGTGTTAATTGTTCTTGCCATATTGATCCTATCTACCTTTTCGATGGCATTAGTATTAGGCTCCTTTATGCTCTTTTTTAGAGATACATATATTACACAAAATACGCTATTTGTTCTTATGGGGCTTGTATGCAGCATCACTTTCCCTAGTGACTTTTTACCAGAAGGAGTGAGATGGATTAGCCACATAATGCCGCTTACCTATGGAGTAGATGCCTTACGAATGGTTTGGATTGAGGGGGTTGCAATAAACGACCTATTAACCCCATTACTAAAAATGGTCATCCTCGGACTGATTTATTTGCCCATCGGCTCGTATTTAATGAAAAGAATGGAGAAGTACGTATTAGAAAAGCACTTTGGATAA
- a CDS encoding phospholipase D-like domain-containing protein, translating to MIGKSLKIILVLAGVYLLYIVVSCVIVPSFHEPKADSSWKPKIDLNQNDIKGVSPDKVVLLQDREDSGLARLQLIKNAKESVDISTYAIHKGPYADLFFGCIFDAANRGVKVRILLDGIVNKFNQDLRLYSYAIFAHPNIELKYYEPLHLGKPWTWNNRFHDKLFIIDEEVALVGGRNIGDKYFSAAGSKGASNDRDVLVFTETKRNKASVLTQMADYYQFVWEHPYTEKAVKKISHRKEALGKNKEKEALRSLKNAKDIYPLPINKDIDWKKDAYPAEKVYFLYNPHQRINKDPLIWKELVSLSEQATKSIYLESPYIVPTKKMLEYVDSEKITVNHLKVLTNSIASTPNLLAFSGYWFNRKEIIDSVDELFEYQAKTESLHGKTYIFDGRISLIGSYNLDARSTFLNTETMILIDSKDFAHYLQKELNKTIDQHSLQVLEDGSYKNDNKVKESEAAIWKKLVVKALSYVVKLVDFLV from the coding sequence ATGATAGGTAAAAGTCTGAAGATAATCTTAGTGCTAGCTGGAGTCTATCTCCTTTATATTGTAGTTTCCTGTGTTATCGTACCTTCTTTTCATGAGCCCAAGGCAGATTCCTCTTGGAAGCCAAAGATTGATCTCAATCAGAATGATATAAAAGGAGTGTCACCAGACAAAGTGGTATTACTTCAAGATAGGGAAGACTCAGGTTTGGCCAGGTTACAGTTGATAAAGAATGCAAAAGAATCTGTTGATATTTCTACTTATGCAATTCATAAGGGACCATACGCCGATTTATTTTTTGGCTGTATATTTGATGCTGCCAATCGTGGTGTGAAAGTGCGGATCTTATTAGATGGAATAGTTAATAAATTCAATCAGGATCTACGTTTATATAGCTATGCAATATTTGCTCATCCGAATATCGAATTAAAGTATTATGAGCCACTTCATTTAGGGAAGCCGTGGACATGGAATAATCGATTTCATGATAAGCTTTTTATCATTGATGAAGAGGTTGCGTTAGTTGGTGGCAGAAATATAGGGGACAAATACTTTAGCGCGGCAGGCTCTAAAGGAGCATCAAATGACCGGGATGTGCTCGTTTTCACAGAAACAAAAAGAAACAAGGCCAGTGTATTAACACAAATGGCAGATTATTATCAATTTGTATGGGAACATCCATATACGGAGAAGGCAGTGAAGAAAATATCCCACAGAAAGGAAGCGTTAGGAAAGAACAAAGAGAAAGAGGCTCTTCGATCATTAAAAAATGCGAAAGATATCTATCCGTTACCGATCAATAAAGACATAGATTGGAAAAAGGATGCCTACCCAGCAGAGAAGGTATATTTTCTCTACAATCCACATCAACGAATCAATAAAGATCCACTTATTTGGAAAGAACTTGTTTCTTTAAGTGAACAAGCAACAAAGTCTATTTATTTAGAAAGTCCATATATCGTTCCGACTAAGAAAATGCTTGAGTATGTAGATTCAGAGAAGATAACAGTTAATCATTTGAAGGTACTAACGAACTCTATTGCTTCCACTCCAAATTTGCTTGCTTTTTCTGGTTATTGGTTTAATCGAAAGGAAATTATTGATTCGGTTGATGAATTATTTGAATATCAGGCAAAGACAGAATCTCTTCATGGAAAAACATATATTTTTGATGGGAGAATTAGTTTAATTGGTTCTTACAATTTAGATGCTAGAAGTACTTTTTTAAATACAGAAACAATGATTTTAATTGATAGTAAAGATTTTGCTCATTATTTACAAAAGGAATTAAATAAAACAATCGATCAACATAGTCTTCAAGTTTTAGAAGATGGAAGCTATAAAAATGATAATAAAGTAAAGGAATCAGAGGCAGCTATTTGGAAGAAGTTAGTCGTTAAGGCCTTGTCTTATGTTGTAAAACTTGTCGATTTTCTTGTTTAA
- a CDS encoding ABC transporter permease, producing the protein MKMLTILYAEMVKSHRHNFHNKLIYFSLLFWPALLFVTAYYSFKPFNLTDSSPLSAYMNVDQITMFLLTGYLGYIFFWSLVQSAWNMSYERQAGTLELIFLTPANRLMIMFARAAGNLLEAVWLFTAFILLVLVVTGKAADIYWTHVPLALLLLSVSAIVWGGFLNIVFLFSRDAGILFTIFEEPMQFFSGVRIPVLAFPIWGKAIAYLFPLTYVLEIFRDLVLNGKNFTQMIGQYSLLLTIILLLCISSVFLLKKAETHAKETGNMVLY; encoded by the coding sequence ATGAAGATGTTGACTATTTTATATGCGGAGATGGTAAAAAGTCATAGGCATAATTTTCATAACAAGCTGATTTATTTTTCCTTGCTTTTTTGGCCTGCTTTATTATTTGTTACCGCCTATTATTCTTTTAAGCCTTTTAACTTAACAGACTCTAGTCCCTTATCAGCCTATATGAATGTTGATCAAATTACAATGTTTCTCCTAACTGGCTACTTGGGCTATATTTTTTTCTGGAGCCTAGTCCAATCCGCTTGGAATATGAGCTATGAACGCCAAGCAGGGACACTTGAGCTTATCTTTCTAACTCCTGCAAACCGCTTGATGATCATGTTTGCTAGAGCTGCCGGAAACCTTCTAGAAGCAGTATGGCTATTTACTGCTTTCATCCTATTAGTGCTTGTCGTTACAGGAAAAGCAGCTGATATTTATTGGACTCATGTTCCATTAGCACTGTTGCTTCTTAGTGTATCTGCTATTGTTTGGGGCGGATTCTTAAATATTGTATTTCTGTTTTCCCGTGATGCGGGAATACTTTTTACCATCTTTGAAGAGCCCATGCAGTTCTTCTCCGGTGTCCGTATTCCTGTGCTTGCCTTTCCAATTTGGGGAAAAGCAATCGCATACCTTTTCCCTTTAACTTATGTACTAGAAATATTCCGGGATTTAGTGTTGAACGGAAAAAATTTCACCCAGATGATTGGACAATATTCACTCTTACTTACAATCATCCTATTATTATGTATTTCCTCTGTGTTTTTGTTAAAAAAGGCAGAAACACATGCAAAAGAAACAGGTAATATGGTTCTTTATTAA
- a CDS encoding ABC transporter ATP-binding protein yields the protein MIEAKGISKYYTIKKRKNFFRSEKQIVCAVKKLDLSINEGEIVGLLGLNGAGKTTTIKMLSTLLNPTEGQITVDGDDAVKDAMKVKKKINMIAGGERMLYWRLTGEENLRYFGKLYQLSGLQLEKRIAYLLDQVGLSDSKDVPVELYSKGMKQRLQIARGLINDPKYLFLDEPTLGLDAPVAKQLRGLVKDLASQENKGILLTSHYLEEVEELCDRVYIIEKGTIILHDTPEKIIASVVKNYHLMIETSSLSVALQNKIKKELVNCTIQFTDLTDSTSIHIDAPFDPTSFFINICMNEAISILKLELKRPRLEDAILTLAKEKSA from the coding sequence ATGATAGAAGCAAAAGGAATTAGTAAATACTACACGATAAAAAAAAGAAAGAACTTTTTTCGCTCAGAAAAACAAATTGTCTGTGCAGTAAAAAAGTTAGATTTATCGATTAATGAGGGGGAAATTGTTGGCTTACTCGGTTTAAATGGGGCTGGCAAAACAACTACAATAAAAATGCTAAGTACTTTATTAAATCCAACAGAAGGTCAAATAACTGTTGATGGGGACGACGCGGTAAAAGATGCAATGAAAGTAAAAAAGAAGATTAACATGATTGCCGGAGGAGAAAGAATGCTCTATTGGAGATTGACTGGAGAAGAAAATCTCCGTTATTTTGGAAAATTGTATCAACTTTCTGGTCTCCAATTAGAGAAGAGAATTGCATACCTTCTTGATCAAGTTGGTTTATCCGATTCAAAAGATGTTCCTGTCGAGCTGTATTCCAAAGGAATGAAACAAAGGCTACAGATTGCTAGAGGGCTTATTAATGATCCAAAATATTTATTCCTTGATGAGCCTACTCTCGGTCTAGATGCACCAGTAGCTAAACAATTAAGAGGATTAGTAAAAGACCTAGCTAGTCAAGAGAATAAAGGAATTTTATTAACTAGCCATTATTTAGAGGAAGTGGAAGAGCTTTGTGATCGTGTCTATATTATCGAAAAGGGAACCATTATTTTACATGATACACCAGAAAAAATTATTGCTTCCGTTGTAAAAAACTATCATTTGATGATAGAAACAAGCTCATTATCTGTTGCTTTGCAAAACAAAATCAAAAAGGAATTAGTAAATTGTACTATACAGTTTACTGATTTAACAGACAGTACCTCTATTCATATAGATGCACCATTTGACCCTACTTCTTTCTTTATTAATATTTGTATGAATGAAGCCATTTCTATTCTTAAACTTGAGCTGAAGCGTCCTCGATTAGAAGATGCGATTCTCACCTTAGCAAAGGAGAAATCGGCATGA
- a CDS encoding carbohydrate ABC transporter permease, with product MNTSLKQTRTSKWIVGIILTVGGFFMVLPFIWMILSSLKTDAEIMQFPPTIWPQEFTLANFKELFLAFNFAVYLKNTLIIVLCSFGGLILNAMAGYGFAKYNFKGKNILFYLVLATMMIPGQVTMIPVYLILNAMGLTNTMAGIVLPGLVGAFAIFLFRQFMSTISNELLEAARLDGASEWKIFWKIIMPVSRPVIAVQGILTFIGAWNSFLWPLIMANDEKYYTLSVGLQLLKGQYASNYALQMAGSTFMIIPIIIVFMIFQKYILQGFNVSGLK from the coding sequence ATGAATACATCTCTAAAACAAACGAGAACTTCGAAGTGGATTGTTGGAATTATTCTTACAGTTGGCGGATTTTTTATGGTCTTACCATTTATTTGGATGATCCTTTCTTCCTTAAAGACCGATGCAGAAATTATGCAGTTTCCACCAACCATTTGGCCACAGGAGTTTACCTTAGCTAATTTTAAAGAACTGTTTTTAGCGTTTAACTTTGCAGTGTATTTAAAGAATACATTAATTATCGTCCTTTGCTCATTTGGCGGATTAATTTTAAACGCGATGGCGGGATATGGATTTGCAAAATATAACTTCAAGGGAAAGAATATTTTATTTTATTTAGTGCTTGCAACGATGATGATACCTGGGCAAGTCACAATGATACCAGTTTATTTGATTTTGAATGCAATGGGCTTAACGAATACAATGGCAGGTATTGTTCTTCCGGGATTAGTTGGAGCTTTCGCTATTTTCTTATTCCGTCAATTTATGTCTACCATATCGAATGAGTTACTAGAAGCAGCTAGATTAGATGGTGCAAGTGAATGGAAAATATTTTGGAAAATAATAATGCCGGTTTCACGCCCAGTTATTGCAGTACAAGGAATACTGACTTTTATTGGTGCATGGAACTCCTTCTTATGGCCGTTAATTATGGCAAATGATGAGAAATACTATACTTTATCTGTTGGTTTACAACTATTAAAAGGACAATATGCAAGTAATTATGCCTTACAGATGGCAGGTTCTACTTTTATGATTATTCCAATCATTATTGTATTCATGATATTCCAAAAATACATCCTGCAAGGATTTAATGTATCAGGATTAAAGTAA
- a CDS encoding sugar ABC transporter substrate-binding protein yields the protein MNFKKKFALLGTTALLAVGLMAGCSDSKNDASNSEVLTVWGMGDEVKQLPKMAEEFTKETGIEVKIQAIPWASAHDKLLTAVASKQGPDVLQMGTTWMPEFQAAGALADMGEYIDKYDNLNPDNFFEGSVETTKFDDKYYAIPWAAETRVLFYRTDILESVGYTEAPKTWEELEDAAKKLSERGDNMYGLNVDSKEQTLGFMFARQNGSDLLSDDGKPHFNEAPFVEAVTYLNDMIQKGYAPKQDLGMDVSQTFSGNAIVPMFISGPWMVKAVNDTVPDIEGKWATAVLPSGKENNFSSLGGSNLTIFEHSKKKDQAAQFIDFMVKKENQLKWLELTNAMPTVKEAWNDEKLAGDPLYQVFGEQMENSRPMPLIPEFEEIAQNYLKHFEKIYLGGEDVQSELDAFNTETEKVLSK from the coding sequence ATGAATTTCAAAAAGAAATTTGCATTGCTAGGAACCACAGCACTACTTGCAGTTGGATTAATGGCGGGATGTTCTGATAGTAAGAATGATGCTAGTAACTCAGAAGTACTGACAGTTTGGGGGATGGGTGATGAAGTGAAACAACTCCCTAAAATGGCAGAGGAATTTACAAAAGAAACTGGTATTGAAGTTAAAATTCAAGCAATTCCTTGGGCTAGTGCTCATGATAAATTATTGACAGCGGTAGCTTCGAAACAAGGTCCTGATGTACTTCAAATGGGTACTACTTGGATGCCGGAATTTCAAGCAGCTGGTGCACTAGCTGATATGGGGGAATACATCGATAAATACGATAATTTAAACCCAGATAATTTTTTTGAAGGTTCAGTAGAAACAACAAAGTTTGATGATAAATATTATGCTATACCTTGGGCTGCAGAAACAAGAGTTTTATTCTATCGTACAGATATTTTAGAATCTGTTGGATATACAGAGGCACCTAAAACGTGGGAAGAACTGGAAGATGCAGCAAAGAAATTATCAGAACGAGGAGACAATATGTATGGCCTAAATGTAGACTCTAAGGAACAAACATTAGGCTTCATGTTTGCACGACAAAACGGTTCTGATTTATTGTCTGATGACGGAAAGCCACATTTTAACGAGGCACCGTTTGTAGAAGCAGTTACGTATCTAAATGATATGATTCAAAAAGGTTATGCACCTAAGCAGGACTTAGGAATGGATGTTTCGCAAACGTTCTCAGGCAATGCTATTGTACCAATGTTTATTAGTGGTCCATGGATGGTAAAAGCGGTTAATGACACAGTGCCAGATATTGAAGGCAAATGGGCAACTGCTGTTCTACCTTCTGGTAAAGAAAATAATTTTTCAAGTCTTGGCGGTTCTAATTTAACAATATTTGAACATTCAAAGAAAAAAGATCAAGCGGCACAGTTTATTGATTTTATGGTGAAAAAGGAAAATCAATTAAAATGGTTAGAATTAACGAATGCAATGCCTACAGTAAAAGAAGCATGGAATGATGAAAAATTAGCTGGTGATCCATTATATCAAGTATTTGGAGAGCAAATGGAAAATTCTCGTCCAATGCCGTTAATTCCTGAATTTGAAGAAATTGCACAAAACTATTTGAAGCATTTTGAGAAAATTTATCTAGGTGGAGAAGATGTACAGTCAGAACTAGATGCGTTTAATACGGAAACAGAAAAAGTTTTAAGCAAATAA
- a CDS encoding carbohydrate ABC transporter permease — protein sequence MLFSLIPIVVAFFISFIDISLVGLADWSQINFVGLSNYKEILTDPVFLKSIGNTLFYVVIGVPLVIACSLGIAVMINFGENKIFQFFRLIFYTPSITNVVAVAVVWSYLYNPSFGFLNYLLSLINVSPVPWLQDPTMAKISLIILALWRAIGTNMIIFLAALQGIPKEYYEAASLDGANRRQQLFQITIPMLKFATFFVTITTMIGWLQFFEEPFIMTNGGPLDSTTSVALFIYRNGFQFSKFGYAAAGSFILFIAIIIVTLIQFRIQRKSDEESI from the coding sequence ATGTTGTTTTCCTTAATTCCAATTGTTGTAGCATTTTTTATTAGCTTTATAGATATTAGTTTAGTCGGATTAGCAGATTGGTCACAAATCAATTTTGTGGGATTAAGCAATTATAAGGAAATTTTAACAGACCCTGTTTTCCTTAAATCAATTGGAAATACCTTATTTTATGTGGTTATTGGTGTACCTTTAGTTATCGCTTGTTCTTTAGGTATTGCTGTCATGATTAACTTTGGAGAAAATAAGATATTTCAATTTTTCCGCTTAATTTTTTATACGCCATCTATAACAAATGTGGTCGCTGTAGCAGTAGTGTGGAGTTATCTTTATAATCCAAGCTTTGGGTTTTTAAACTATTTGCTATCCCTGATCAATGTTTCTCCGGTTCCGTGGTTGCAAGATCCAACGATGGCAAAAATTTCATTAATTATTCTCGCTTTATGGAGAGCAATTGGTACGAATATGATTATTTTTTTAGCAGCTCTTCAAGGTATACCGAAAGAATATTATGAGGCTGCTTCATTAGATGGAGCTAATCGACGCCAACAATTATTTCAAATTACGATACCGATGCTTAAGTTTGCTACTTTCTTTGTAACTATTACTACTATGATTGGCTGGTTACAGTTCTTCGAAGAGCCATTTATTATGACCAATGGTGGACCTTTAGATAGTACTACTTCAGTTGCACTATTTATTTACCGGAACGGGTTCCAATTTAGTAAGTTTGGTTATGCGGCAGCAGGATCATTTATTTTATTTATTGCGATTATTATCGTTACATTGATTCAATTCCGCATTCAGCGTAAGAGTGATGAAGAATCAATATAG
- a CDS encoding ArsR/SmtB family transcription factor, protein MDNLNLWIKKHVRIIYSPFRELLTSLHVIYNPAHHLTRLEWAEQIKKEIPNQLWEMIQLFGELSNGWLNFLDLDDYLLLEEKHVEEAIERLRMLPENQFIAFLLGKRIHTKANVMEQKLLKKPNYYRNQLCDLLYDYHQTYFARELYRMEPWLIKSVYELKKAIEANPYEAMNSIHPRFKLDQKSIRFYKADTWIFTYEEIETLTIYPSSFIAPHLLVGLEVPTIIVYLHVPFPNQAENKQDIVPVDLLSVLAALGDKTRLQLLKQMSEHPFCTQQLSESTGLAKATISKHLKILEKANLITGERHGHFVFYKTNLPKLDQLKVDLNQFFDQPSLGQKEDT, encoded by the coding sequence ATGGATAACCTAAACCTTTGGATTAAAAAACATGTACGTATTATTTACTCTCCCTTCCGTGAATTATTAACAAGCTTACATGTTATATACAATCCAGCCCACCACCTGACGAGGCTCGAATGGGCAGAACAAATAAAAAAAGAAATACCGAATCAGCTATGGGAAATGATCCAACTTTTTGGTGAACTAAGCAATGGATGGCTCAATTTTCTCGATTTAGACGATTATCTTTTATTGGAAGAGAAGCATGTGGAAGAAGCAATTGAGCGATTACGCATGCTTCCGGAAAACCAATTTATCGCTTTCCTTCTTGGTAAAAGAATACACACAAAAGCAAATGTTATGGAACAAAAGTTACTAAAGAAGCCTAATTATTACCGAAATCAGCTATGCGATTTGCTTTATGATTATCATCAAACATATTTTGCCCGTGAATTGTATCGAATGGAACCATGGTTAATTAAGTCTGTTTATGAGTTAAAAAAAGCAATAGAGGCTAATCCATATGAAGCGATGAACTCTATCCATCCTCGCTTTAAGCTTGATCAAAAGTCGATACGATTTTATAAAGCAGATACCTGGATTTTTACTTATGAAGAAATAGAAACATTGACGATTTATCCATCCAGCTTTATTGCTCCACATCTCTTAGTTGGTTTGGAAGTGCCGACAATCATTGTTTATTTACATGTTCCCTTTCCTAATCAGGCAGAGAACAAGCAAGATATTGTACCTGTGGACTTGCTTTCTGTTCTGGCTGCATTAGGAGACAAAACAAGGTTACAGTTATTAAAACAAATGTCAGAACATCCATTTTGTACACAACAATTATCTGAATCTACAGGTCTTGCAAAAGCGACTATTTCTAAGCATTTAAAAATATTAGAAAAGGCAAATTTAATTACTGGTGAAAGACACGGACATTTTGTCTTTTATAAAACGAATTTGCCAAAATTAGACCAATTGAAGGTCGACTTAAACCAGTTTTTTGATCAGCCTTCCCTTGGTCAAAAGGAGGATACATAA
- a CDS encoding polysaccharide pyruvyl transferase family protein yields the protein MLNQARKEFSIVKGIAPNVNQDALFNDKRKVFLFGSPSYTNMGDQAIAYAEEKFIENCFPYYEYIEIMDYATDEGIELVKKIINADDIVCFTGGGNLGSLYVDIEEDRRKVIESFKDYRTIVFPQSAFFEDTEEGRAEKKKSQEAYNQNPNLTLVAREKQTLEILKDTFQANVLYTPDMVLSLSIEPRDLEREGVLFVLRADKEKVTEESFVSDLMNLVGKDNLVERTDTVLSEVDVIDYADREDQLLKMFDKIGSKKLIITDRLHAMIFSIITKTPCLVFGNSYGKAKHSYNDWLHELSFIEYTDNKELNGLPSIIEKLQSAEPNKIDVREDFQVLKDFFRG from the coding sequence ATGTTAAATCAAGCAAGAAAAGAGTTTAGTATAGTAAAAGGAATTGCTCCTAATGTTAATCAGGATGCTTTATTTAATGATAAAAGAAAGGTATTTCTATTTGGATCTCCGAGTTATACGAATATGGGAGATCAGGCAATAGCATATGCGGAAGAAAAATTTATTGAAAATTGTTTTCCATACTATGAATATATTGAAATTATGGATTATGCAACAGATGAAGGAATAGAGCTAGTTAAAAAGATTATTAATGCAGACGATATTGTTTGTTTTACAGGTGGAGGAAATTTAGGAAGCTTATATGTAGATATTGAAGAGGATCGCAGAAAGGTAATTGAGTCATTTAAAGATTATCGCACGATTGTGTTCCCACAATCAGCCTTTTTTGAAGATACGGAGGAAGGGAGAGCAGAAAAGAAAAAAAGTCAGGAAGCATATAACCAAAACCCTAATCTAACATTAGTAGCAAGAGAGAAGCAGACTTTAGAAATTCTGAAAGATACTTTCCAAGCAAATGTGCTGTACACTCCGGATATGGTGTTATCTCTTTCCATTGAACCGAGGGACCTTGAAAGGGAAGGTGTTCTATTTGTCTTAAGAGCGGACAAGGAAAAGGTCACGGAAGAAAGTTTTGTGTCTGATTTAATGAACTTAGTAGGAAAAGATAATCTTGTCGAGCGAACAGATACGGTACTTTCAGAGGTTGATGTGATCGATTATGCGGACCGAGAAGACCAGTTATTGAAAATGTTTGATAAAATTGGTTCGAAAAAATTAATTATTACAGATCGCCTGCATGCCATGATTTTTTCTATTATTACTAAGACCCCTTGTCTAGTATTTGGGAACAGCTATGGAAAAGCGAAGCATTCTTATAATGATTGGCTACACGAACTATCTTTTATTGAATACACCGACAATAAAGAATTAAATGGGCTGCCATCTATCATTGAAAAATTACAAAGTGCTGAGCCGAATAAGATTGACGTAAGAGAAGATTTTCAAGTGCTAAAGGATTTTTTTAGAGGGTAA
- a CDS encoding VOC family protein, with protein sequence MIQKVGQIGIIVKKIENAIHFYKEKLRLSLLFQTENMAFFDCNGLRLLISLPENKEFDHPSSTIYFQVENIKTAFEELIKNEVAVVSEPHLVAKMETTETWMAFFRDIEGNLHVLMSEIVV encoded by the coding sequence ATGATACAAAAAGTTGGTCAAATCGGCATAATCGTAAAAAAAATAGAAAATGCCATTCACTTTTATAAGGAAAAGTTAAGGTTATCCCTATTATTTCAAACAGAGAATATGGCCTTCTTTGATTGTAACGGCTTACGTTTACTTATCAGTCTCCCAGAAAATAAGGAATTCGATCATCCGAGTTCCACTATTTATTTTCAAGTAGAGAATATAAAAACAGCTTTTGAGGAATTAATAAAAAACGAAGTCGCCGTTGTAAGTGAGCCTCATCTTGTCGCTAAGATGGAGACTACAGAAACATGGATGGCCTTTTTCCGTGACATAGAAGGAAATTTACATGTTTTAATGAGTGAGATAGTAGTTTAA
- the ahpC gene encoding alkyl hydroperoxide reductase subunit C — translation MSIIGKEVAPFNAQAFHNGEFISVTEENLKGKWSIFCFYPADFTFVCPTELEDLQNEYAKLKDLGVEVYSVSTDTHFTHKAWHDHSDAIGKIEYIMIGDPTQRISRDFEILNEEAGLADRGTFIIDPDGKIQAVEINADGIGRDASTLVNKIKAAQYVRNNPGEVCPAKWQEGSTTLKPSLDLVGKI, via the coding sequence ATGTCAATTATCGGAAAAGAAGTTGCACCATTTAACGCTCAAGCATTTCATAACGGTGAATTCATCTCAGTAACAGAAGAAAACTTAAAAGGTAAATGGAGTATTTTCTGTTTCTACCCAGCTGATTTCACTTTCGTATGCCCAACTGAATTAGAAGATTTACAAAATGAATATGCAAAATTAAAAGACCTTGGAGTAGAAGTATATTCTGTTTCAACAGACACTCATTTCACTCATAAAGCATGGCATGATCATTCAGATGCAATCGGTAAAATTGAATACATTATGATCGGTGACCCAACACAAAGAATTTCTCGTGACTTCGAAATTTTAAATGAAGAAGCTGGTCTTGCAGATCGTGGAACATTCATTATCGATCCAGATGGTAAAATTCAAGCTGTTGAAATCAACGCAGATGGTATCGGCCGTGATGCAAGCACTCTAGTAAACAAAATCAAAGCTGCACAATATGTTCGCAACAATCCAGGTGAAGTTTGCCCAGCTAAATGGCAAGAAGGCAGCACAACACTTAAACCAAGCCTAGACCTTGTTGGTAAAATTTAA